The Musa acuminata AAA Group cultivar baxijiao chromosome BXJ1-8, Cavendish_Baxijiao_AAA, whole genome shotgun sequence genomic sequence agaggcgcattgcaactggagcaaaagattaaaaactcagcaaaggcgaggagataCAGCGtttgcaaaggcttcgacgaggatgacaaaggaataagtgggagagaatgtcacggacaaaactgtaaacgggagtgtttgatgtaatgtcatgtatgtccgtgtctttcagttttgttcatgctttgcacagcatgtaaagggctgacagtaggcttagcagccctaTTTTTCTTTGGTTTCGATAGTCgtcttaggcttgcaaacaaagattgtgtcatgtgggcacttatgaGGATTTCGGTCTATAGCGAGCATTTTGGACCTTTTGTTTTGTGACCGTTCAGAacttgtgaagtctgtttgtaatttgcattagctatcaagtgtttgctgaaatgattgcttgtggatcccgagtgaaacgctttctctaacctgttttctcttttgtagatcctaaaGGACCATAGGAGATTTCGGTGAGgccgacctttgcggacggactcgcaagggtgccgcacgacttaggcaaaaccagctgagTGCGTGACAattgtctcctcttcttcttctttattctttcttcttcttcctccacaagCATCTGTCTCATTGATTCATATTTCAATATGAAATTAGTGGTATGTACCAGCGAACATGACCCAATATATGGACTACCCCATTTCAAGCAGTCCAGTCGGACCaactattagaaaaaaaaagaagaaaattatttcaCCTATATGGTTGAGTGCTCACTTTTGCAAGCCCTAAAAAACGAGTCATCTTCCCCGTACACACAGAGCCCACAAGCCGTTGTTGTAACTCGCCCATTGATCTCAGGTATTctacctcctctttctcctcctctcaccacttcctcttcctcctttctcttcctccattGCATCCTCTTCTTCGTTCCTCTTTCTTCCTCCCTACTCCTTCCTCCCCTTTTCCTACACTGCCATCTATTCCTTCCTCttatccttcttcttcctcttcatgtACCATGTGTTGGCACATACCGATTCGGCTAGGACAGGATCGGTACGCATGGTTGGTATGAGATGGCAATCCATCCATGGATAGAACTTTTTCTTGGATATGTGACCATATCAGATTTGAATACTCCTGACTAACTAATGACATTGGTTTATCCAAAACTTAATGGCCATAAGACATCCATGTCACTGACTACAAATGGTTAAGACATTATTGCTCGTTGTTGTGGTTGTGTTGGTTTGTTTGAATAGTTCAAACGATCATTGATTCATGCAGCAAGCTTAGCATCCTCTTCTTATAGGCTCTTATAAAATCTAGATAAACTTGAAAGGGTAAGGCATATTAATCCAATTTCCACCATATTAACCTCAATTGGTTCCACTCATCAACTTATCAGAAAGACCATCATCTTGTATTGTAACCTTCCTAGTTATTCCATTGTGAGCTCATCGTAAATTGCTCTACCTATTGTGTCATACCCTTCCCAAAACCAGGCAAAAATAGGAGAAAGGAGTATGATTGTACTAGGCACCTAACAGCAAGGCAAAACTTTCTTCAAAGTTGAAACAATATGGTTATAGGAATAAAAACGCCAGAAATGGCACTGGTAATTAGCACAAATATGAGAAGGAAAGAAAGCAATAACAATCAGACAAGCAGCGACCAAGAAGAACAAGATTGATTCAAGAAAATCTCAGTCATCAATAGCTTTATCAGCCTTCAACTTAAGAAACTCCAACTttgttgacaaacatgaacatgaacaaaaagtaaatttcgaaagcaaagaggagaagagaacTACCAAGTACCGAACACATGAAATCAAAAAAAAGAAATCCTACATAAAAATTCTTAACTAATAGAACCATTTCATTTCAAAGCAAAGTCGACCTCACAGATAGGATTTGACAGAAAGACAAAAGGCAGGCATATCAGACTTGCTAATGTGGAAAATTTGTTCAAAAATGCGGACGAGAAACAGTGTTATAAAGCTTAGATCACAAAAATACGAAACAATATTGCTGGTGCACCTCTCTCAGGTTTTGAATGTCAGCATCAGTATAGCATGGGTAGACAATTTGGAACTCATAATTATACAGAAAAAGATTTAAATGCAACGATACAATGGTTAAGAAGTTTCTTACTCTAAGCTAAATCGCGAGGCAGTCCAAATAAAATAAACGACATAGGTTTCACATCACCAGTTAAGAGAAAAGTAAATCTGATGGGAGAAGTGAATTTTGATGGTCGAGCAAAAGTAAAATGACTTTCTGGATTTGGCAAACGAACGTTCCGGTCATCGTAGCCATATAGTTTCAGATCTGGGTTTGGCATCTAGTTTACAGATTTATGGGAACTGGATAAACTTTCAGCTATTTTCTACCCAAAACAATGACTTTCTAGAATCGTTTGAGATTGCCACATCtggaatgactttgacggaagaatAGAGGCAGATTCTAAGAAAGCAAGAAATCATGAACAAGATCCGAATTTAAAAAAAGCAGCTACGGACCAAGATCCCCGCCACAAATCCAACCCATTCGAAACCCTCGTCTGAATTTCAACCAAAACAATCAGGTAAAATCTTCCAAGAAACACCGAAAGATCCAGAAAAGAGATAGCAACGGGGGCAACCTGAGCTAAGACGTTCTTAGGCAAATTGGACCCCTGGAAGAACGCGACCGCCTCAGGGCCGCTAATCTTCCCATCCCGATCCAAGTCCGCCCGCTTGAAGTACTCGTCAAATACGTCCATTGAAGCCGAGAATTCCCAGATCAGGTCCGCGCGGGATCTGCCGCGAAGCAACCCAAGAACATCGATTCGGGCGCGAAACGACGGAGGGCGATCGAAAGCAAACAGCGAGGAGGTAACGGGAGGAGGATCGTAAGTTAGGGTTCTTTCTCCGGCTGCATTCGAAGGGGTCGGCCTCTCCTCGCGAGATGCGGAGAGTCCCTCGGCTCTCGATCTATCGAAGGGGTGAGGAGGTGGGTTGCGATTTCATTTTCCTCTCGCTAGTTCCTGGTAACAGTCTCGTGATGTTGGGTCGGTGGAACCCTAGTTATTCTTACCTCTGTTATTTTAATGAACACTCTAATATTGTACGTATTGGATCCCGACAAACGTGACGTTCGGGAACGGGTAAAGAAACAAGTCACCCGTTCTCTTCTCTTGGCCCCACTTAATCTGATAGAACCGGTGGGTCCGGAAAAGACCCACTCCGTGCCCTCCCATCGACGCGAAGGTCGGCCGGCGGGGAAGATGGAGCAGGTAGGAACACTAGGTGGCAAGAACCATGCGGACCGGTTCAAGTGATCCTAAGCGACATCAATGCATCCGCACGTTAATTTTGCGGCCGAGTCGACTCGGATGACGCTGAATGGGTGAGTCCGGCCCAGGTTAATGGGCACGAATCTTGATGTGTTGATCCGTGGGCCTTGAGGACGACGGAGTTAAGCCCGAGAGAAGCCTAATTCTGTCGTGCCAGCATCTCCTTatatatcttttgattttgtGAACAGATCTTAAAGCATCAAATCGAGGGACATTGATATGATTAAGTTTCCAATAAGGGACTACAATCGATCCATCTAATTAATGATTCGAActcggtggtggtggtgttgcGGTTGATGCATTAATGACGTGTGCTACAATGTTTGACATCAACATCATATGAAAGCTGAGCTGGCAAAGCGCACGAGACAATAGTCCAGAATAAATGAGGCCCTCCCAGTCAACTTCTTTAATGGAGAGGTGTCGCGTAAATGTGTCGCTCGGTACATACGCATCGATTTTTTCCACTCTCGTCTCTGTGATCTCCGATAATTACGGATCGATTTTTTTGGCACAATATCGTCAAATCGGATCGATTATTAAATTGGATCGTATTACGTATGCATACTATGAAcaagtaatgatgaaatatttgtcCGTCTCAACTGCCTACCTGCCTGCGGGTAACGACGAGAGTCCAGCCTTGCGGGGCGTACCGAAGTGGCCCCCGTAGCCAATTAGCCTCTCGGAGGCGCTTTTGATTTGCGATCCGTCCCAACCACCCCAATCCGACCGCACCAACCATCGCCTGATTGCTTGATCTGATTTAATCGTAATGCTGTTTCATGATTCTTAGAGCGATCGGAGACACGATTTTGGGTGGTTTCACTCGGTTCCAATTATGTTGAAATCACAAGGCAACCACCACCAAAGCGAGCCAAGCGTGGTCTACTCCATCACGATTCTTCCTATGATTTGACTTGTGGTCGTGGAATCGGCATTGTGAATTTATGATTGGATGGATACACGTACCCAAATTCCAATCTCCCGTTACTTTGCATGCCTTCACGATCGAGCTATGAGAGGGATTTGGGAACAAATCTTTGCTGTGGAATGTGTCTTCTCAGTTCAAAATCAATCGCACATCCACGCAATAATTGTACGTCATGTTGTTATCGCTCGGCGCATATCTCCTTCGCTGGTACTCTTAAAACACTTTCGGAAATATGACGTGGTGTTTCCGTGACGATACGGACAGAAAACATTTTCTGTTTTACGGGTCCCTGTGCTGCAATTACTCGGCGTCAACGCGAGGAGTTGTAATGCCGTCTCCTGTGCACGAACTTTTGAGGACGCCGTCCATTCTTCGACGGCATTTATTCCTGCTCTAAAGCGAGGGATTTGAATTGCTCGGTGCCCCCACCGCAGCTGTCTCCAGCTCTCCCCTCCATTGCCAGCCCACACCTTTCTCCATCTCTCCCTCTCACTCCatgtcttcttccttctcctctgctACCTCTCTCTCACTCCatgtcttcttccttctcctctgctacctctctctctcgctctctaaatacatatatatgtagacGCCTTCCCGACTTCTCTCTACCACCGTAGCAGCGAGAGCTCCATAGACCATTGAAGATGATATCTAAGCtctccttccttctcctcctccttcccactCTTCTTCTTGCTGCATCACCTTTTCCTCGTGGCAGCAAAATCAAAGCAGCAACAGCCGATTTTCAGGCGGCAAGGATGAGATCAGCACAGGGAGCAGGCTCCGGCGCGCTGCTGTCGTCGTCCAAGCGCTACGAAGGGTCGTCCGACCTCGTCCACCTGCGCTACCACATGGGCCCCGTCCTCTCCTCCCCCATCAACCTCTATCTCATCTGGTACGGCCCCTGGCCCGCCGCCCACCGGGCCACACTCCGCGACTTCTTGCTCTCCCTCTCCGACCCCTCCCCGCCGCCGCCCTCCGCCGCGCAGTGGTGGTCCACCGTCGCGCTCTACTCCGACCAGACCGGCGCCAACGTCTCCCGCCGCGTCTCCGTCGCGGCCGAGGCCCACCTCCGGGGCCTCCCCCGCGGCGCCTCCCTCACCCGCCTCGGCGTGCAGCTCGTCATCGCCGACGCCCTCGCTTCCGGCTCTCTCCCCGTCGACCACGGCCGCGGCGCCTACCTCGTCCTGACATCCCCCGGGGTCGCCGTCCAGGACTTCTGCCGC encodes the following:
- the LOC135587527 gene encoding protein EXORDIUM-like 5; protein product: MISKLSFLLLLLPTLLLAASPFPRGSKIKAATADFQAARMRSAQGAGSGALLSSSKRYEGSSDLVHLRYHMGPVLSSPINLYLIWYGPWPAAHRATLRDFLLSLSDPSPPPPSAAQWWSTVALYSDQTGANVSRRVSVAAEAHLRGLPRGASLTRLGVQLVIADALASGSLPVDHGRGAYLVLTSPGVAVQDFCRAACGFHYFTFPSLVGHTLPYAWVGHSGVQCPDVCAYPFAVPTYMTGVGAMRPPNGDVGVDGMVSVLAHELAELSTNPLVNAWYAGEDPTAPTEIADLCEGVYGTGGGGGYTGMVSKDELGRSYNLNGRNGRKFLVQWVWSPIVKACRGPNAMD